The region GGATGCTTTAATTCTTTGATTAGTTAGATGCATGTGTACAAGTAACTTATGTTTTACCTTTCAATATTACCAATGAATGCTTGAGTTTGTTTTGAGTGTCTGATATATGCATTTTCTTTATGTCAGTAATTAGATAATTAAATTGAAGGTGGTGATAGTGGTAATTGGTAGAGTTGGGTGGAGGAGACAATGGCGGTGTCATGGTTATTGGTGCCTGGGTGGTGGCAGGTGTCAGTGGCAATGATGATGGTTGGATTCCATGGTTAATTGGGTTGGATAGAAGTGGTGAGTGAGTGATTGGTGATGGTTCACTTCTATTTTCTGTTTTGGAATGAAAACAGAAAACTGTTCTGTTTACCAGAGGAAATTTGgataatatcatttttattttacaatttccAACTTTTGCTAAAGTGGAAACTTTGGAAGTTAAGTTAAGTTTCATTATCTTACTTAAAACTTAtttgcattttctattttcctgttttcaaaatttcttgccttttatttttgtatttgaagTTCCATGTGTTGACTAATTTGAATATGTTCATTCTCAGAGTTGAGTTGTGAAACTCTTGCcttgtaaatactaaatacgAACATACTCCCCACTGCGGTCAAAGTGGCATGTTTTGAAAATGATATTAAAGGAAACAGAACCAAgagattattattgttgttattgttattattattattattattattattattattattattattattattattattattattttctgaaTGATGGAATAGTTGGTTTGTACTCATCATTTGTAATGTACTGAGAAACTGATTAGTTGGTTTCTCTCTATTGATTCATTTGCCCATAGTCATTGCTTGTAAAAGATAGATTTCTGAGCTGTACCTAGTTTTGCTAGCATTGGTCCACACTTCATCCCAATCTGTGACACGTTGTAAAGAATATGCTGCGTGGCTTTTATTCAAGTGGTGCTGCAGTTCAGCCTTGTGCGAAAAACCAACTGATGTAGGGCTATTTAAAGATGGTGTGGGTTTTAAGGGAGAAAATTACTTTATTAATTAGCAATATGGCAACATAAAGAAGAGAATTGCAATATAATTGAAGAGATAAGGCTTCTAGGGAAGGAAATGGAGATGGATCAATAATGTCCGTAACAGagatataatattaaatatgctCTGGAAAATCGCAAATAGAACTACTTATACAAGGGACCCTGAACTTAGTGTTACCCTAATGTGACAAAAGATGATAATACCCTCAGTGAAACGCATGACTAGCGCATGATCATTCTCTAAAGCACATGCATGACTTATAACGCAATGATGAGTAATAAGAAGTTATAGCAAatgcaaatataatatatacaaagaATTGGCTTAATAGCTTAAGAATGATCTGGTATCATTAAGATATGTAAATGAGCTTAATTTAGTAGGCAATTTATTTTACAGATTGAATTGACTTCAAAATGCATATGATGTACTTTAACAATACAATTATACAACTGATACTATTGATACAATTTATTGGATTTCCCTAGATGGTTTGAGATTGTTTGCTATGCAACTATTTATGACGACTAAATTTACTGGAACCATTTCAACTGAAGATGCATGTGATGTACTTTAGCAACAAGGCTGGTGTGATCTAAGATTTTACCACATTTTTGGATTGCCCTAGATAGCTTTATGTCTTTTGTTATCCCTATTGCATGTGTAACTACACTCATTTGAAAACCTCTTATTTGTTtgctcttattttattttgcagTTGATATCATCTCAGCAATCGAGTTTGATAAAACTGGTGACCATCTTGCTACTGGTGATCGTGGGGGTAGGGTTGTATTATTTGAAAGGACTGATACTAAAGAGGTAGCTTCCTGGAGTTTGAAATGATTCTAATTATTTAATAGATTGGTGTTCACTgctatcttttttgttttgcaaCATGATCCTTTTAGCATGCTGGACGCCGAAGAGAATTGGAGCGGATGGACTATCCAGTTAGTCGGCATCCAGAGTTCCGGTACAAGACAGAATTTCAAAGCCATGAACCAGAGGTATGCAGTTGAAGTGTGAATTTTCATAAAAGTCAAATGGAGGGAAGTGCAAGAGACCTATTAAAAATGGATTAATTTGCCTGATGCTTGCTTAGCTACAATTTACTCTGCCAAGAGTCCAAGACACTGCCATCTGTTGGCATGGATTGGGCCATTTATGATCCTCTTCTGTGTTCTGTTTGTAGGGAATATTAAGCTGATTATTAACCAATCATTCTTATTGTTTCTATTCAGTTTGATTATCTCAAAAGTTTGGAGATTGAGGAGAAAATTAACAAGATTCGATGGTGCCAGGCAGCTAATAGTGCGCTCTTTCTTCTGTCCACTAAtgataaaacaataaaattttggaAGGTAAATCTAATTTTACTTTTTGCTCCTCTTGGGTTGTGGAGCTGTATATTCACTGAGATGATATGTTGAACTTTGCTTCACCATGAGTCTTGTGTAGCTTTCATATGTTGGAGGGTATAtgtctttaattaattactgaTCCCTGTTCTCATTTTTCAGGTGCTAGAAAAGAAAGTCAAGAAAATTTCTGAAATGAATATTGAGCCTTCCAGATCCATTGTAAATGGCAGTGCTGCCAGCTCAAGTGTTTCTATGACTCCAAAACCTCATCTTACAAATGGAGGCTATCCTGATAGACCTTACAATTGCTTGAGCAATGACTCATCATTTCCTGCCAGTGGCATCTCTGCGCTTCGTATACCTGTGGTAGTTGTACTTACCCTAAccttatttatttacatgtgcAGTTATGTCTGAGATACTTTGGAATCATTATAGGTTGTTGAGTTTTGAAAAATCCATCAACCTTCTACATGCTGGGTGGTATGGAAGGGGAAAATTTATGAAGTTGCACTGCAGTGCACAGCAGTGCACAGCAGTACTGTGCTGGATAGAATGTGAGCGAAGCATAGTTATATGCATTAGCACCACCATAGAGTATAGAGTGAGCGAGAAGTGATTACAAGGTCTTGCAAGGCATAACTGCTCTGCCTTATCTGCATAGTAGTTTCATCTTCTCTTGAAAAGCATTTAATTGCTCACTGAAATCAGATTCAATGTGCAAGAAGTAGCTTTTCAATTGATTCGtttttggtaaatttggaaattCAAGTTCATCATGCAGTCTAACATATCTGCTTGGAAATTCATCATTCTCTTTTATGGTTAGTTATTTTGCATTAAAGTCTAAAATATTTCACACAACATTTTACAGTTTATGGTGTTTGCTTAGTTGAAACACATGTAAACCAATAAACTCATTTTTACTCTGGTAGGTGTAAAATTCTTTATGCAGCAAAATTTATGTACAATGTGTTATGTGTGTTTCCAGCTTTCTAAATTTCCAACAATACCcttataaatataacatattctCAATCCTAGTTTCTTACATCTTACTTCAAATATCACATCTCTTTTCACAAAGAGCACCAGCACTTGCATTTCTCTATTGGATGCTAGAGTACCAGTGCCGTCAAAGCTAACTCTGATTCAATCCAAAGCCAAAAATGGTGCCGTTGCACACAAAGGTGCACTGTTGCACTGTTGGGTATGGCACTATGGCTGGCAGTTTGGGGACTCTTCTGCTGTAGTGAAGGACACAGACCAATGGATCTGATGGTGTTATAGTGAATATAGTCAAATTATTGGATTTCTTATAGATGTAGCAGCTCTGCATCTTCTTCATGCAAAGATGAAGAGAATTAGGAAAAAAGctcaactcttttttttttcttaaatgtttttgtttttaaaagatCTCTTTAAAGAattgattttaaattaaaaatatattgttttctaattttaaaatattttcaaaattttgtggtctttattattattattttttagaattgtAGATTTCTATTGTCAAAGGATCTACACATTCTTAAAGTTCAACTTAATTGaggaataatgtatttttctaTAACGGTATTTTGGTTATTTGACtgattttacaatttttttggattgattttttttttctctgcaAGTGAGTCTTTGCAAACAAGTACAAAACATTCTCCATTATTTAAGTGTTTGACACTTAAGTGAACACCATTTTAACAGCTTTTCCTTACAAAACAAGGCtttggtaaatttggaaattCCAGCTACATCATCACTCAGTTTAACATATCTGTTTcacttctccaaaaaaaaaaaaaacatatctgTTTCACATTTAGTTACAAGTGCAGTGTACACACACATATCTACATGTATGTCCATGTTTCTTTGTGCTTATGTATGTGGATCTGTATCTAGGTTCTCCCGACATTCTTCCCTTCAATTTGGTATATGGTTTATTGCTATGGATGTaaaacatatgtttttttttggctaTGCTTTAGTACTTTCATTTGCTTATACAGGCATTACCAAATGTATGTTCTTTAAtaggttttcttttttaatattatatccCTTGCAGagcttttatctttattttacaaaatttctCTTCTATTTGTGTTTTAAGCTCATAAGTATAATTCATAGGTTACAAGCAATGAGACCAGCCTTGTAGCGAGATGCAGAAGAGTGTATGCTCATGCTCATGACTATCATATCAATTCCATCTCCAATAACAGGTTTGTGTTTCTGTACCCGCAGATCCTACGTGTATTGTGCCTCTGAAAAGTTTAGCTAATTCCTCTTGCACTTTCCATACCAGTGATGGCGAAACATTTATATCAGCTGATGATCTGCGAATAAACCTTTGGAACTTGGAAATAAGTAACCAAAGTTTCAATATTGTTGATGTGAAACCAGCAAATATGGAAGATCTAACAGGTGAGTATCTCATATTTGTTACTGGAGCTTCCTGCCTAGTTTTATGACATTTTTAGTTACCCCTTGTATTTTATTTGATGATGATTCCAACTAGATTCGTATTAAGGCTTAGTTTAGTTGAGTTcctttgttattgaaaatatGATAGCCAATGAAAATGTAGTCTGTGCAATTTTCTGGttaattatcattttgaaaTCATGTCGCATTTATATCTTAAAATGTTCTTTTATTGGAGGAGTTGCTCTAGTGCTGAGCCTTCTACTAGAGGTTTTTGCTGTGTTTATCATGCCATTTTGAGAGAATTAAATAGACcaaaaactaatttatttcttacttttttgCATAACCAATGATACTTTTCATACATTTATGTTTGCACATTTGCATACTGTTTAGGAATCAAATTGTGCAAAGCTTTTGGGATTGTTACAATTTCCTAAGAAACTACAAGAAAATGTTTACAGGTCCCAATAAGCTTGTAGGTTTTTTATTTGCTAGCTTGTTACTGTCATGATGTATGACAAACCTTAATCAGAGATTTGTTTGTTATTGCAGAGGTTATAACTTCGGCAGAGTTTCACCCAACCCACTGTAACACGTTAGCTTATAGTAGTTCAAAAGGATCAATTCGTCTCATTGATTTACGACAATCGGCATTGTGTGATTCACATTCTAAATTGTGAGTACTACCCTACTGTTTGGATTTGGTGGTTGCATTCTTATTTCTTATGAAAATTGATTTGTCTAATCATTTAGCTCAAGTTAGGCCATGCACATAGAGTGCTACCCTGCTGTTTGGATTACATCTAAATTACTTCTCTATGGCCTAACAGGTTTGAGGAGCAAGAGCCAGCTGGTTCAAGATCCTTCTTCACTGAGATAATTGCTTCAATTTCTGATATTAAATTTGCAAGAGATGGAAGATACATCCTCAGTCGTGATTACATGACTCTCAAGGTTGTTTAGTTATCGACTCTTGAGATTCATTTATGTATTGTGTCTTTATGATTAGGTGTTGTATACTTGCTCTATGATATGTATTGTCTGACACCCATCTTACTTCTCAGTTATGGGACATAAATATGGATTCTGGGCCAGTTGCAACATACCAGGTTCATGAATATTTAAGACCAAAGGTAATTACTTATCCATTGAAATTGTTTGAACTTATTTCATGTGACTGCTCTGATTAAATGGCATAACTCAATGGACCTTCAGCTATGCGATTTATATGAGAATGATTCAAtctttgataaatttgaatgttgcTTGAGCGGTGATGGGCTGCGAGTCGCTACAGGGTCCTACAGGTATCCAAATTATGTGTGCAATTTGTTGCTCcagttatttttcttttcctttagcCTTGTCAAAACTATGCCTAAACCCAGTTTAGTTGGGCGACTTATGTGCATTCTGTTTCTTGGTTTCGGTGCATATCTaacttaattgctttgttttcaGCAATCTGTTTCGTGTGTTTGGCTGTGCTGCGGGAAGCACTGAAGCGACTACACTGGAAGCAAGCAAAAACCCTATGAGGTACGTATATTTGAGTTATATCTGACCACGAACAGTTTGCAGTGTGAGTgacaatttttgtttttccttcagGAGACAAGCCCAGACCCCTTCAAGGCCTGCCAGATCCCTTAGCAGTATAACTCGTGTTGTTAGGAGAGGTCTGctattttatatgttattttattttgaaattagaACAGTGATGCAGCTAACATTTCCGTTCCCCTCTATTTATAAAGAGACATAAGTATGGTGCTACGTTTATTACAGGAGGAGAAAGTCCAGGTGTAGATGCAAATGGAAATACATTTGATTTCACAACAAAATTGCTCCATCTTGCTTGGCACCCATCTGAAAATTCAATTGCTTGTGCTGCTGCAAACAGCTTGTACATGTATTATGCATAAACCGATGATACAGGAAGGAAGGGATGCATTCATTCTGAATTAGCATTTTTTGTGGTTGATTAGAAGGCCATCATCGTCTATGGCAGCAACTTGAGAGGCTCTACCAACTGACTGCTTCATTGATGTGGGGCCCCCCATAAATTGTAAGTTTGAACATCAAGGTTCAGAAGTGGCTGAAGAATCAATGACAAAGAACCTTGCATTGTTCCTCCTCGTCCCACCCGATTTCTGTTCCACCCTTGTTCAAGGGAAAGTTGCATTTATGTTGTCATTGTGGTGTGGGGAAGTGAGGAAGGAATGTGAGTTGTACATCTTGCTCAGGAGGAGCTGCTGCTGCTAACTTTTGCAAGGCGTCGGGTTGTTGACTTCTTTGGGATAGATTTAGCTTTTTGTAGGATAAATTTTAGTGTGGCATTGTTATAAATTACCAgttaaaagtatttttcttttctataattttattttattttttaaaaaaaattctgcataaaagaaaatttaaaggGGATCTGACCTTTAGGTTACCTGTATTTTACATGATCATCAGACATGAGTAAAGAGATGTTGCTAAAAAGTTTTCGCTACTTGGGATGTTGGAGCAATACTTACAAACAGCTATTTACTAATTTACCACTATTTCTGTTTATGATAGTTAGCTTGTCTGGGTGGTTGAAGCATTTGCGATATGTTTGGTTTTTTAtgaagggtcaaataggtcacaaGATGACCTCCCGCAGTAGCCCCATCGACCACGGCATGCGCCTTGCTCAGttgttatattgtggatcatggtttaAAAACGGCactgtttctttaagtaaagtgAAGAACCGGCTACCGTCACATCTTATTTGAGTTCCGTAAATGAAAATACagttcacatttgtttttatataatgataatcaaatgaaattgtaattatattaaaatgataataatccTAAAACCCCACACTCCAATCAAGATTTAGCCATCTCccagactcccaccttggcccaCACACTTTAACGACCAATTAATCATTCCTGCACCCTTTGGGCCTACTCCCCATGCCCCATTACATACGTATCGTTGCATCAAGGCATGAAGAATGTTGACAATGAAGAGAGAACGG is a window of Ipomoea triloba cultivar NCNSP0323 chromosome 11, ASM357664v1 DNA encoding:
- the LOC115996700 gene encoding serine/threonine protein phosphatase 2A 55 kDa regulatory subunit B beta isoform-like isoform X1, translated to MFSGGDGGGGGGNVAGPPQHLDWKFSQVFGERAAGEEVQEVDIISAIEFDKTGDHLATGDRGGRVVLFERTDTKEHAGRRRELERMDYPVSRHPEFRYKTEFQSHEPEFDYLKSLEIEEKINKIRWCQAANSALFLLSTNDKTIKFWKVLEKKVKKISEMNIEPSRSIVNGSAASSSVSMTPKPHLTNGGYPDRPYNCLSNDSSFPASGISALRIPVVVTSNETSLVARCRRVYAHAHDYHINSISNNSDGETFISADDLRINLWNLEISNQSFNIVDVKPANMEDLTEVITSAEFHPTHCNTLAYSSSKGSIRLIDLRQSALCDSHSKLFEEQEPAGSRSFFTEIIASISDIKFARDGRYILSRDYMTLKLWDINMDSGPVATYQVHEYLRPKLCDLYENDSIFDKFECCLSGDGLRVATGSYSNLFRVFGCAAGSTEATTLEASKNPMRRQAQTPSRPARSLSSITRVVRRGGESPGVDANGNTFDFTTKLLHLAWHPSENSIACAAANSLYMYYA
- the LOC115996700 gene encoding serine/threonine protein phosphatase 2A 55 kDa regulatory subunit B beta isoform-like isoform X2, whose amino-acid sequence is MFSGGDGGGGGGNVAGPPQHLDWKFSQVFGERAAGEEVQEVDIISAIEFDKTGDHLATGDRGGRVVLFERTDTKEHAGRRRELERMDYPVSRHPEFRYKTEFQSHEPEFDYLKSLEIEEKINKIRWCQAANSALFLLSTNDKTIKFWKVLEKKVKKISEMNIEPSRSIVNGSAASSSVSMTPKPHLTNGGYPDRPYNCLSNDSSFPASGISALRIPVVTSNETSLVARCRRVYAHAHDYHINSISNNSDGETFISADDLRINLWNLEISNQSFNIVDVKPANMEDLTEVITSAEFHPTHCNTLAYSSSKGSIRLIDLRQSALCDSHSKLFEEQEPAGSRSFFTEIIASISDIKFARDGRYILSRDYMTLKLWDINMDSGPVATYQVHEYLRPKLCDLYENDSIFDKFECCLSGDGLRVATGSYSNLFRVFGCAAGSTEATTLEASKNPMRRQAQTPSRPARSLSSITRVVRRGGESPGVDANGNTFDFTTKLLHLAWHPSENSIACAAANSLYMYYA